The following coding sequences are from one Pigmentibacter sp. JX0631 window:
- the cas1f gene encoding type I-F CRISPR-associated endonuclease Cas1f: protein MEHLFASDLKTILHSKRANLYYLEYCRILVNNGRVEYLTEEENKSLYWNIPIANTTCIILGNGTSVTQAAMRELSKAGVMVGFCGGGGTPLYSGIEKEIDIAWFSPQSEYRPTEYVQKWVKIWLEDELRLQAAKKFQLLRTTFLIEQWKLRFESSDKIFNVQIDQLESKLNNHTNQILSAKNTNELLLVEANLTKYLYSLACNATKYGDFTREKNGTGNDQANKFLDQGNYLAYGLAATACWVLGIPHSFSILHGKTRRGGLVFDVADLVKDALILPQAFVSAKNGDEAQDFRSQCIKLFLKTNSLDFMINSIKEIVEKINK, encoded by the coding sequence ATGGAACATCTGTTTGCATCCGATTTAAAAACCATTTTGCATTCAAAGCGTGCAAATTTATATTATTTAGAATATTGCAGAATATTAGTAAATAATGGTCGAGTTGAATATCTTACAGAAGAAGAAAATAAAAGTTTATATTGGAATATACCTATAGCAAATACAACTTGCATCATTTTAGGTAATGGTACTTCTGTTACTCAAGCGGCAATGCGAGAACTATCGAAAGCTGGAGTTATGGTTGGATTTTGTGGGGGAGGGGGGACACCACTATATTCAGGTATAGAAAAAGAAATAGACATTGCTTGGTTTTCTCCGCAAAGCGAATATAGACCTACTGAATATGTACAAAAGTGGGTAAAGATTTGGTTAGAAGATGAATTAAGGTTACAAGCGGCAAAAAAATTTCAACTTCTTAGAACAACATTTTTAATTGAACAATGGAAACTAAGATTTGAAAGTAGTGATAAAATATTTAATGTTCAGATTGATCAACTAGAAAGCAAATTAAATAATCATACTAATCAAATTCTGAGTGCTAAAAATACAAATGAATTACTACTAGTTGAAGCTAATTTAACAAAATATTTATATTCATTAGCATGTAATGCTACAAAATATGGAGATTTTACAAGAGAAAAAAATGGTACGGGTAATGACCAAGCAAATAAATTTTTAGATCAAGGAAATTATTTAGCATATGGGCTTGCTGCAACTGCCTGTTGGGTTCTAGGAATACCTCATTCTTTTTCTATACTTCATGGAAAAACTAGGCGTGGAGGACTTGTCTTTGACGTTGCTGATCTAGTTAAAGATGCGCTTATTTTACCACAAGCTTTTGTTTCTGCAAAAAATGGAGATGAAGCACAAGATTTTCGTTCCCAATGTATTAAGCTTTTTTTAAAAACGAATAGTCTTGATTTTATGATTAATAGTATTAAAGAAATAGTTGAAAAGATAAACAAATGA